In Lotus japonicus ecotype B-129 chromosome 5, LjGifu_v1.2, one genomic interval encodes:
- the LOC130721223 gene encoding peroxidase 12-like → MARASGSTPKLYFLLLISSLLFASQCIHASSESEALVAARPPIVSGLSWNFYASSCPVLEVIVRNHLKKVFKQDSGQAPGLLRIFFHDCFVQGCDGSILLDGSPSERDQPANVGIRPEALKTIEVLRSLVQRQCGNVVSCADLVVLAAREAVSLSGGPKFDVPLGRKDGLTLSVNGTSNLPPPFFKTGQLLDAFAPRNFDATDVVALSGAHTFGRAHCGSFFDRITQSDIPIDPTFANNLKTTCPAKNSTNTAMLDVRTPNVFDNLYYVDLINRQGLFVSDQDLFSDARTKDIVASFASDRKLFFDKFANAVVKLSQLDVLTGKQGQVRGKCSVPNRKVETLVASVVKEVVDLI, encoded by the exons ATGGCTAGAGCTAGTGGTAGCACGCCTAAATTGTACTTTTTGCTCTTGATTTCTTCATTACTTTTTGCTTCCCAATGCATCCATGCCTCCTCTGAGTCCGAGGCACTTGTAGCAGCGAGGCCTCCAATTGTGAGTGGACTGTCATGGAACTTCTATGCGTCGAGTTGTCCTGTGCTTGAAGTCATCGTGAGAAACCATCTCAAGAAAGTATTCAAACAGGACAGTGGTCAAGCTCCTGGCTTGCTCAGGATCTTCTTCCATGACTGCTTCGTTCAG GGTTGTGATGGGTCGATATTGTTGGATGGAAGTCCAAGTGAAAGGGATCAACCAGCAAATGTAGGAATAAGACCAGAGGCCTTGAAAACCATTGAAGTCCTTCGATCTCTTGTTCAGAGGCAGTGTGGAAACGTTGTCTCCTGTGCTGACCTCGTTGTTCTCGCCGCACGCGAAGCTGTTTCCCTA TCAGGAGGTCCCAAATTTGACGTGCCACTAGGGAGAAAAGATGGCCTAACCTTAAGCGTGAACGGAACAAGCAACCTCCCACCACCATTCTTCAAAACCGGCCAGCTCCTCGACGCTTTCGCACCACGAAACTTCGACGCCACCGATGTAGTTGCACTCTCCGGCGCACACACATTCGGACGGGCCCACTGCGGCTCCTTCTTTGACCGTATCACCCAGTCAGACATCCCCATCGACCCAACCTTCGCCAACAACCTCAAAACCACTTGCCCCGCCAAAAACTCCACCAACACCGCCATGCTGGACGTGAGAACCCCCAACGTGTTTGATAACTTATACTACGTTGATCTCATCAACCGCCAGGGTTTATTTGTTTCAGATCAGGATTTGTTCAGTGATGCCAGGACGAAGGATATTGTGGCATCTTTTGCTTCTGATAGGAAGCTGTTTTTTGACAAGTTTGCTAATGCTGTTGTCAAGTTGAGCCAGTTGGATGTGTTGACTGGGAAACAAGGACAGGTTCGTGGTAAGTGCTCTGTTCCCAACAGGAAGGTGGAAACCTTGGTGGCCTCTGTCGTGAAAGAGGTAGTGGATTTGATCTAA
- the LOC130719921 gene encoding uncharacterized protein LOC130719921 → MAMDVLSIMITQAQQSGLINGFRFNTLSPPLTHLFFADDSLLFAEANVTEATNIIQVLNLYNGASGQRINVTKSGLIFGKNTVNRTKRDIASLLHMPIWEHPGQYLGLPAIWGRSKCNSLAWVKEKVREKIEGWKETLLNQAGKEVLIKAIIQAIPSYAMAIVYFPKVFCNSLSSMVSNFWWKGQGKERGIHWRSWEKLTLSKEEGGMGFRDFRFQNLAILAKQAWRVLTNPEALWVRVLKSIYFPSSNFLHAKLGCNPSWMWRSLLEGRDFITRFSRWAVGGGHSIKVWGDNWLSSGDALIQPTNAPDLMVSDLVSPNGEGWNIDLIRGTFQPDLALKILQTPRVFSQIQTMALAQPVKENTVKEDNLPQTVRSVDWFPPHGNNLKINVDASWVANLPHASIGVLIRDKFSTLQAGSSAKIFASSTLTAEACAIREGLVLDHNLDCPQVVLESDNKQLVEACNSGFLIGETSAILQDISYLRGQFHRCEFVWANRERNISAHQVAKLCMEDKLLGNWMFNPPQELRSSLVEDAKAAALKNGFPNHY, encoded by the exons ATGGCCATGGATGTCCTCTCAATTATGATCACGCAAGCACAACAAAGCGGACTGATCAATGGTTTCAGGTTCAATACTCTCTCACCGCCCCTAACCCACTTATTTTTTGCAGACGATTCGCTCCTATTCGCGGAAGCCAATGTTACAGAAGCGACAAATATAATACAAGTGTTGAACCTTTATAATGGGGCCTCAGGGCAAAGGATAAATGTCACCAAGTCTGGATTAATCTTTGGAAAGAATACTGTGAACCGCACTAAAAGGGATATTGCGAGCCTCCTGCATATGCCCATTTGGGAACACCCGGGCCAATATCTGGGGCTGCCTGCTATCTGGGGACGGAGCAAATGTAACTCTTTGGCATGGGTTAAAGAGAAAGTTAGagaaaaaatagaaggatgGAAGGAGACCCTATTGAACCAAGCTGGCAAGGAGGTCTTGATTAAAGCCATTATACAAGCAATACCTTCGTATGCTATGGCAATTGTGTACTTTCCAAAGGTTTTCTGTAATTCGCTGTCTTCCATGGTTTCTAATTTTTGGTGGAAGGGGCAAGGGAAGGAGCGAGGGATTCATTGGAGAAGTTGGGAAAAACTAACCTTGAGCAAGGAGGAAGGGGGAATGGGGTTCAGGGATTTCAGATTCCAAAATTTGGCGATCCTAGCAAAGCAGGCCTGGCGAGTTCTAACGAATCCAGAGGCACTTTGGGTGCGAGTTCTAAAGTCAATCTACTTCCCTTCTTCAAATTTCTTACATGCTAAGCTTGGCTGCAACCCTTCTTGGATGTGGAGAAGCCTCCTTGAGGGGAGGGATTTCATTACCAGGTTTAGTAGATGGGCAGTGGGAGGAGGCCATTCAATTAAGGTTTGGGGGGACAATTGGTTGAGTTCCGGTGATGCACTTATTCAGCCTACGAATGCCCCTGATTTAATGGTGAGTGATCTGGTTTCACCTAATGGAGAGGGTTGGAATATTGATCTCATTCGTGGCACTTTTCAACCAGATTTGGCGCTTAAAATTCTTCAAACTCCG CGAGTCTTCAGCCAAATCCAAACCATGGCCCTAGCACAACCAGTCAAGGAAAACACAGTCAAAGAAGATAACTTGCCACAAACTGTGAGGTCAGTGGATTGGTTTCCACCCCATGGAAACAATCTCAAAATAAACGTGGATGCTAGTTGGGTGGCTAACCTGCCACATGCTTCCATTGGTGTCTTAATTCGTGACAAATTCTCAACGCTCCAAGCTGGCTCAAGTGCCAAGATTTTTGCCTCTTCCACTTTGACAGCTGAAGCGTGTGCTATTAGAGAAGGATTAGTCCTGGATCACAATCTGGATTGCCCACAAGTAGTGCTGGAATCAGATAACAAACAATTAGTGGAGGCTTGCAATTCAGGTTTCTTGATTGGTGAAACAAGTGCAATTTTGCAGGACATCTCCTACCTAAGAGGACAATTCCACCGTTGTGAGTTTGTGTGGGCTAATAGGGAGAGAAACATATCTGCTCACCAAGTTGCCAAGCTTTGTATGGAAGACAAGTTGTTGGGTAATTGGATGTTTAATCCCCCTCAGGAGCTTCGAAGTTCCTTGGTGGAAGATGCCAAAGCTGCTGCTTTGAAGAATGGCTTTCCTAATCACTACTGA